A DNA window from Oryctolagus cuniculus chromosome 21, mOryCun1.1, whole genome shotgun sequence contains the following coding sequences:
- the RTN4R gene encoding reticulon-4 receptor produces MKRASARGSRLLAWVLWLQAWRVAAPCPGACVCYNEPKVTTSCPQQGLLAVPPGIPAASQRIFLHGNRIAQVPAAGFSACRNLTILWLHSNALARLDAAAFAGLALLEQLDLSDNAQLRAVDPATFQGLSRLHTLHLDRCGLQELAPGLFRGLAALQYLYLQDNGLQALPDDTFRDLGNLTHLFLHGNRIPSVPERAFRGLHSLDRLLLHQNRVARVHPHAFRDLGRLMTLYLFANNLSALPAEALAPLRALQYLRLNDNPWVCDCRARPLWAWLRQFRGSSSELPCSLPARLAGRDLKRLTASDLEGCVATAAVGPHRPMRTGAPADEGPPALPKCCQPDGAAKASVLEAGSPASAGNALKGRAPPGDSPPPPPHPPAANGSRPRQINDSPFGTVPSSAESPGLPTAGPRPRRPGCSRKNRTRSQCRLGPQAGAGGGGGGGGGGDDAEGTGTAPALACGLAPLGLGLAALVLWTVLGAC; encoded by the exons ATGAAGAGGGCGTCGGCCAGAG GGAGCCGGCTGCTGGCGTGGGTGCTGTGGCTGCAGGCCTGGCGGGTGGCGGCGCCATGCCCAGGCGCCTGCGTATGCTACAATGAGCCCAAGGTGACGACGAGCTGCCCCCAGCAGGGCCTGCTGGCCGTGCCCCCCGGCATCCCGGCCGCCAGCCAGCGCATCTTCCTGCACGGCAACCGCATTGCACAGGTGCCCGCCGCGGGCTTCAGCGCCTGCCGCAACCTCACCATCCTGTGGCTGCACTCGAACGCGCTGGCCCGGCTGGACGCGGCCGCCTTCGCCGGCCTGGCCCtcctggagcagctggacctgaGCGACAACGCACAGCTGCGCGCCGTGGACCCCGCCACGTTCCAGGGCCTGAGCCGCCTGCACACGCTGCACCTGGACCGCTGCGGGCTGCAGGAGCTGGCGCCGGGCCTGTTCCGCGGCCTGGCGGCCCTGCAGTACCTCTACCTACAGGACAACGGGCTGCAGGCGCTGCCTGACGACACCTTCCGCGACCTGGGCAACCTCACGCATCTCTTCCTGCACGGCAACCGCATCCCCAGCGTGCCCGAGCGCGCCTTCCGCGGCCTGCACAGCCTCGACCGCCTCCTGCTGCACCAGAACCGCGTGGCCCGCGTGCACCCGCACGCCTTCCGCGACCTCGGCCGGCTCATGACGCTCTACCTGTTCGCCAACAACCTGTCGGCGCTGCCCGCCGAGGCCCTGGCGCCGCTGCGGGCGCTGCAGTACCTGCGGCTCAATGACAACCCCTGGGTGTGTGACTGCCGCGCGCGCCCGCTCTGGGCCTGGCTGCGGCAGTTCCGCGGGTCCTCGTCCGAGCTGCCCTGCAGCCTGCCCGCGCGCCTGGCTGGCCGCGATCTCAAACGGCTGACCGCCAGCGACCTGGAAGGCTGCGTCGCCACGGCCGCCGTCGGGCCCCACCGCCCCATGCGCACGGGCGCGCCCGCCGACGAGGGCCCGCCGGCGCTGCCCAAGTGCTGCCAGCCGGACGGCGCGGCCAAGGCCTCGGTGTTGGAGGCCGGGAGCCCCGCCTCGGCCGGCAACGCGCTCAAGGGCCGGGCGCCCCCCGGGGAcagccccccgccgccgccgcatCCGCCAGCGGCCAACGGCTCGCGCCCCAGGCAGATCAACGACTCCCCCTTTGGGACCGTGCCCAGCTCTGCCGAGTCCCCGGGGCTCCCCACCGCAGGCCCACGCCCCcggaggcccggctgctcccgCAAGAACCGCACCCGCAGCCAGTGCCGCCTGGGCCCCCAGGCGGGCGCggggggaggcggcggcggcggcggcggcggcgatgaTGCAGAGGGCACGGGCACCGCGCCGGCCCTGGCCTGCGGCCTGGCGCCTCTGGGCCTCGGGCTGGCCGCGTTGGTGCTGTGGA